ATTCAAGGATACCGGCACGACCCGGTGCGTCTTGCTCACAATTCCCATCGACAGTGAGTCGCCAAGTCCAAGCGGATTGCCAATCGCAAGAACGAATTCGGCTGGCTGCAGCTTCGATGATTTGCCAATCTCGGCTACCGTCTTAATGTCCTTGCCGTCCATCTCGAGCACCGCCAGGTCCGTAATCTGGTCGCTGCCAACGATCTTTGCTTCGCGCTTCTCGCCGTTCACGAGCATAACCTTCACCGACTCGGCGCCTGCAATGACATGATGATTCGTAATAATGTAGGCCTTGCCGTCCTTCAGCTTGAAGATAACGCCGGAGCCAACTCCTACCTCCTGCTTCGAACCCTGAATCTGTCCTTCCTCTCCACTGCCTGCCTGACCCTGGGCGCCGTCACCGGGAATAAGCCCATAAGGAACCGTCTGCTCATTAATGACGCTGACGACCGCCGGTCGAACCTTGGCCGAAGCCTGAATGGTTCTTTGCTCCAGCGAGGTGCTCCCGGATGCCGATACGCTTGCCGCATGCGAACCCGGGCCGATGCCACCGCCGCCAAAGACAAGCACAAACAACAATACCGCTGCCACCGCGCTGGTGAAAGAAGCAACAAATGCGATACGGACATTCGACCAGTTGCGCATTCCCTTTTTATTGGAGAAGGCAAATTCATCCTTCGAAGAAGTGGAACGAGCGCGTCTTGATACTTTTGTCGAATAGAAATCGTCATCAAATATTCCCATCGTTACCGCTCCTTTCGATGTTTATGCTTGCCTTTGAAAATGGAACAAAAGACTATTTTTACAATCTAGGAATGATTTCGAAAGATTAGACTACAATAATAATAGATTCACTCGCACACTCCTCCATCATAACGAAAAAGGAGCGAACCGTATCTATGAAAACAAAACCATTCTCCCCTTGGGAGCAAGTAGAGATCGCAGCCAAATTAGCTGATCTTAAGGAAGAGCACTACCGCACCGTCCTTACCCTCAGCGCTATGCTTGAGCTTCTCGTGGACAAGGGTTTGATCACCCGAGAAGAGCTGACCGCCAAAGCGGACGAGCTGGACAACCAGCTGGAGTCGTTTATTTCCTCCTCACTTCATCCCATGCCGTAGGCCGGTCATGATATGTCGGACGCAGCGGATTCTCATTCTGCTTGAAAAATATTCCGTTATCCTCCATGACATTCCTCACTGTCAGCATGGCCAGATCCATCAGGTTATGGTCCAGACTGAGATGGGCAAGATACACCCGCTTCGTCCGGTCCGTCAGCAGCTCGCATAATGCCTCTCCGGCGGCAACATTCGACAAGTGCCCGACATCGCTCAGGATGCGGCGCTTAATGTTCCACGGGTAACGGCCCATGCGAAGCATCTCTGTATCATGATTCGATTCAAGCACCAGTACGTCCGAATCAATAATCGCCTGCTTCACTTTATCGCTCATATAACCAAGGTCGGTCGCAAGGCTCAGCTTTTCCCCGTTATCGACAAACGTATATCCGACCGGCTCCGCCGCGTCATGCGAGATCGGGTAGGAGCAGACCTCCATCGTGCCGAACCGCAGCGACTCGCCCGTCTCCATAATGACCCGCTTCTCCGGCTCAATGTTGCCGACATGGCGCTCCATACCGCCCCAGGTTCCTTCATTCGCAAAGATCGGCAGCTCGTACTTGCGGGCGAATGCGCCCAGTCCTTTAATATGATCGGAATGCTCATGCGTAACGAACAATGCGGACAGCTGATGACCGGACACGCCTTGATCGCGCATAAGCTCCTCTATTTTTTTCATGCTGAGGCCGGCATCCACCAGCACCATTTTATCCCCGTTGCTTACTATCGTCGCATTGCCCGTAGAACCGCTTCCCAGTACCGTAAACGTAAGTCCCATCGCTTAACTTCTATCCTTTCCCCTGCTCCCATGAACACTAAAGCCATTCTATCCATCTGCCGCAACGCATCGTCCAACAAGCTACCGGACGCGGTCCAGCGATACTTCTTCCTTCACCTGCGCAACTTCCCCGTTAATCGCATGAATGTAATACTCGTTCCCGTCCTCCAGCAGCACCCGGTAATAAGGCGCCGCTACCTGCGTCTCCGTATCAAACATCTGACCATGGTAACCAAGCTGGATATCGGTAATCACCGCTCCTTCCGGCAGGTTCCGCTCTATAAACGGCGCCATAGCCTTCGAGGCAGGCAATACGGTCTGTTCCTTGGCTTCGCCCGGACCCGTCAGATCTACCCTTACCTGGCGGAAGCCGGTTATTTTCTGATTGCTGTAATAGAGCTCCAGCTTTACGTCAAACATGGGACGGTTATCCGCCATACGGTACAGCACGTATACGCCGTCTCTTGTCATCGCCGGATCGAACTTATACTTGTCCAAATCGACAATCTGGCTGCCCAGCGTCTTGACGAGGTCCTTCTCGGAGAAAATAATCCGGCTGTCGACCGGCGTCTCCAGCTTCGTCTCCGGCAGCCCCTCAAGGTTGCCGCTGCGCAGCATATACGTTAAATCCCGCAGCTTCGGGGTTTCGACCGGCAGATTGGCGGACAGCTCAATCCCCTTCTGCTTCATGAAGGCGTAGGTCTCGCTCGGAAGCTCTGCTGTATTCTTGTTGGCGTTCAACTGCTCGCCGATGTTCGACCATACCTGATAGCCGAGCAAAATATTGAGCAGCAGAAACGAAATAATAAGCACGCTTTTGGCCCTGCCCCAATCCACCTGATCTTCCGCCTCCGTTCGTTACGGCTTATTGCTTGCTTTCTTTATCCGGCGCGATTGAATTCTGCAGCGGATCCGAGCCTCCGAACAGGTTATTGCCGTCCTTAGATGCGGTCTCCTGTCCCGAAGACTCCTTCCCGCCTTTATCCGCGCCGCTTCCTTCCGAATCATGTGCGGAGCTCGGGCTATCCTTTATTTCCTGCGGAACAAAACCTGTCGGATACGCTTCGACCAATGCCTCCTGCGTACCGTCTTCGAGCTGAACCGCCCATATCGGAACAAACTTTAATTCATTATTTTCAAGCGGTTCGGCTTTAAGAGCCGGGAACAGGCGGACAACCTCCGAACGGCGGTCATAATGATCCAGCGCATTGCGCAGCTGGGCACCGCCCG
This region of Paenibacillus sp. JDR-2 genomic DNA includes:
- a CDS encoding S1C family serine protease produces the protein MGIFDDDFYSTKVSRRARSTSSKDEFAFSNKKGMRNWSNVRIAFVASFTSAVAAVLLFVLVFGGGGIGPGSHAASVSASGSTSLEQRTIQASAKVRPAVVSVINEQTVPYGLIPGDGAQGQAGSGEEGQIQGSKQEVGVGSGVIFKLKDGKAYIITNHHVIAGAESVKVMLVNGEKREAKIVGSDQITDLAVLEMDGKDIKTVAEIGKSSKLQPAEFVLAIGNPLGLGDSLSMGIVSKTHRVVPVSLNEDGVYDWQQEVIQVNVSINEGNSGGPLIDMDGKVVGINSMKIAEVGVEGLGFAIPIDNAMPIIDSLMEKGYVSRPYLGVYTVDLEQYFAQKQQEEQAAGSNGKTDQGTGAASGSEESELPELSLPDEVLNGVIVLEAVGPAKDAGMKLNDVIVKLDEKSISSTMELRQYLYQQKHIGDEIKVTFYRDGKLMTASFKLAEKTKDE
- a CDS encoding MBL fold metallo-hydrolase; protein product: MGLTFTVLGSGSTGNATIVSNGDKMVLVDAGLSMKKIEELMRDQGVSGHQLSALFVTHEHSDHIKGLGAFARKYELPIFANEGTWGGMERHVGNIEPEKRVIMETGESLRFGTMEVCSYPISHDAAEPVGYTFVDNGEKLSLATDLGYMSDKVKQAIIDSDVLVLESNHDTEMLRMGRYPWNIKRRILSDVGHLSNVAAGEALCELLTDRTKRVYLAHLSLDHNLMDLAMLTVRNVMEDNGIFFKQNENPLRPTYHDRPTAWDEVRRK
- the yycI gene encoding two-component system regulatory protein YycI, giving the protein MDWGRAKSVLIISFLLLNILLGYQVWSNIGEQLNANKNTAELPSETYAFMKQKGIELSANLPVETPKLRDLTYMLRSGNLEGLPETKLETPVDSRIIFSEKDLVKTLGSQIVDLDKYKFDPAMTRDGVYVLYRMADNRPMFDVKLELYYSNQKITGFRQVRVDLTGPGEAKEQTVLPASKAMAPFIERNLPEGAVITDIQLGYHGQMFDTETQVAAPYYRVLLEDGNEYYIHAINGEVAQVKEEVSLDRVR